In Sphingopyxis macrogoltabida, the sequence GAGCTGCGGCCGACGCGCGAGCAGCGGACGCAAATGTCGATTTCCTCGTCGAGCAGGATCGGCGCCTTGTAATCGACCTCGGCGCGCGCGACGTGGAATTCGGGGCTTTCGAGCGCGGTCCAGTGCTCGTAGACGCCGGCCGCGCGCCAATATTCGGTGATCCCGATGTCGAAATATTCGAGGTAGCGGCTGTTGAACACGACCGCCTGCGCGTCGATCTCGGCATAGCGGACGCGCTTGGTGACGTGGAAACGAAAGTCGCTGCGGGCCATGGTAATCCTCTAATTGGTCGCGAGCCGCGCGACGGAGTCTAATTTGTCGCGATCCGCGCGAGGGTGCCTAATTTGTCGCGATACGCGCGACGGTGTCGATCAGCAGCGCGATATCGGTATCGCGCGATAGCCGGTGGTCGCCGCCCTTGACGAGCGTCACCTGCACATCCTCACTGGCGAGCGCGGCGGACAGCTTCAGGCTGATATCCGGCGGAACGTCGCCGTCCTCCTCGCCGTGAAGCAGGCGCACGGGGCAGGCGAGGGGAATGTCGCCGTCGAGGAGGCGGTTCGCCTCGCCCGACTGCCAGAAGGCACGCGTCGTCACATAGGGCTGGTCGCTGTACGGCGTCTCTTCGCGCAGTTCGCCCTCGGCGAGGATGATCGCCTTTTCTTCGGGGGTGAAGCCCCAGCCGGTGAAATCGGGCGCTGCCGCGACGCCGACCAGCCCCGCGACGCGCGCCGGCCCGTCGCGCTGCACCAGCGCGAGCGCGGTAAGCAGCATCAGCCACCCGCCCATCGACGATCCGACAAGAATGACCGGTCCCGCGGCCTTCGCGTCGATCAGGTCGAGTACGTCGCCGCGCCAGTCGAGCAGGGTCTGTTCGGCGAACAGCCCGTCCGACCGTCCGCAACCGGCGTAATCGAGAAGCAGACAGGCCTGCCCTTCGGCCGCTGCCCAGTCGAAAAGCGCCGTCGCCTTGCCTCCCGCCATGTCGGACATATAGCCGGGCAGGAAGATGATCGTCGGACCTGTTCCCGCCACAAAGCGATAGGCAAGCCGCGGCCGCGCCGCGCGGTCGAGATAATCGGGGGTGTCGGACACGCGGTCAGATGACCCAGTCGACCGTGTTCATCTGCATTGCGGCCTGCCCCTTGGCGGCGCGCTGTTCGACCATGATCTTGTTGAGGCGGCGGATCGTGTCGCTGCCCGTGGTGATGCACCAGCCCGGAACGACGGCGTGGACCAGCGCGCAGGCGCCGCCCCAGATCATTGTCAGGCCAAAGCGCGATGCGACGCCGAAATGTTCGGCATAGCTTTCATCGACGGCCTTGGGGTGATCGACGAACAGGCGCTTGAACATGAAGGGCTCCCTTTCGGCATCCGGATGACCGGCGGCGTTTTACGAAGCCGCCTGCGCGAAGCGGCCATGGCGGCGATACTGGACCAGCCAGCCGTCGGTCACGTCGGCGAGCGCGGTCGGGGTGACGCCGAGTTGCGTCAGGGCGTTCGCACCCGTCGCGACGACATTGTCGGTCTGGAGCATCAGCCACTGATCCTTGGTGATCGGCGCGCCGGGTGCCCAACCGAGCCCGCTGGCCAGCGCCGATGCGACCGCGTCGGGAATATCGACGAACAGCGGCTTGCGTCCCGTCGCGTCGGCGACCCGCCGTTGCAATGCGGCCATCGTCAGCACCTCGGGCCCGCCGAGTTCGAAGGTCTTGCCCGCCGCGGCCGGGGCAAGCGCCGCGACGACCGCATCGGCGGCGTCGCCGACATAGACCGGCTGGAATTTCGCCTTCGGCGCGATCACCGGAATGACCGGCGACAGGCGCATCATCGTTGCAAAGCGGTTGATAAAGTGGTCTTCGCGGCCGAAGAGAATGGACGGGCGCAGGATTGCCGCTTGGGGAAAAGCCCCGCGCACGGCCGCCTCGCCGTCGCCCTTGCTGCGGCCATAGGCGGATGCGCTGCCGCTGTCGGCGCCGATCGCCGAGATATGGACCAGCGTCGGAACGCCGGCCGCCTTCGCCGCCGCCGCGACATGGCCGGCGCCGTCCGCCTGTACCGCACGCATATCGTCGAAGCTGCCCGCGAGGTTGATCACCGCATCGCTTCCGGCAACGGCGCGCGCGACGCTTGCGGCATCGCGGACGTCGGCGGCAACGAACTGCGTCTGGCCGAGGCCACCGAGTGGCTTCAGGAAGACCGCCTTGCGCGGTTCGCGTTCGGCAATGCGCACGCGCGCGCCGCGCGCCAGCAGACGTTGCACGACATAGCGGCCGAGGAAGCCGCCGCCGCCCAGCACCGTGATCAATTGCCCGTCGAGCTTTTGCATCATGTCCGCCTGTATCCGATTCTGTGCTGGCGCGTGCGCGCGCCCGATGGCTCCCCATGCCGCGAAGCGTTCGCCGGGGCAAGGGGCGAGGCGGCGGATGGCAACGCGAAACCGCGCCCTTGCGATAAAATATGCGGCTCCGGCCGCAGCGCGGTTGACAAGCCGACTGCCCCCCCGCTAAGCGCCCGCTCCTACCCCGTGCCCAGATGGCGGAATTGGTAGACGCACCAGCTTCAGGTGCTGGCGATCGCAAGGTCGTGGAGGTTCGAGTCCTCTTCTGGGCACCAGTGACCTTTCCGGCAACGTCCGGGAATGTCCAGCAAGCGGCTGGTTTTCCACCGTTTTTTCGATGAGAATCGCTGAATGGAATCCAGGCTGATCCAGCCGGAACCATCAGCATACCATCAGCTTTGATGGTGTTTTTGATGGTTCCGGTCAGCCTCTTGCAGGTGAAACCATCATGACGCTTACCCACATCCAGATCTCGAACGCCAAGCCCATGGAAAAGGCCTATAAAATGGCCGATTCGGATGCGCTGTACCTCTTGGTAAGGCCGAACGGGGCCAAACTCTGGCGAATGAACTATCGGCACCTCGAACGGCAAAAGACGCTCTACTTCGGGTCTTGGCCGGACGTCGGGATTTCCGCCGCCCGTGAGTTGCGAGACGCGGCCCGCAAGAAAATCGTCTCCGGTCTCGACCCGGCCGCGGAAAAGAAGGTCGAACGGATCACCCGAAAGATCGCCGAGGACAACACGTTCAAGACGATTGCGGCGGAATGGCTGGCGAAAAACGAACGGGAAGAGCGCGCGGCCGTCACGCTTCGCAAAATTCGCTGGCTTCTCGATATCGCCAATCCATTGATCGGCAGCCGGCCGATCTCAAAAATCACGCCCCAGGAAGTTCTGGCCGTTCTCCGAAAGGTCGAAGCAAATGGCCGGTATGAAAGTGCCCGTCGAATGCGCAGCGTTATTAGCAGAGTCTTCCGCTATGCAATCGCCACCGCAAGGGCCGACCGTGATCTCGCGGCTGACCTGCGCGGCGCGCTCACGGCACCCAAGGTAAAGCACCACGCCGCGATCACGACCCGCAAGGAAACAGGGGCGCTCTTGCGCGCTATCGAAGGATATACCGGTCACGAAATCACGGCGATTGCGCTGCGACTGACTCCGCATGTCTTCGTCAGGCCGGGGGAATTGCGACAGGCGGAATGGACAGAGATCGATGTCGAGGACGCGGTGTGGACGATCCCGGCCGACAAGATGAAAATGCGTCGCCAGCACTGTGTTCCCCTGTCGAGGCAGGTTCTCGAAATGCTTGAAGTACTGCACGGCCTCACCGGCCATGGGCAATTTCTGTTTCCGTCGTTTCGGACCTCCCGGCGGTGCATGTCCGAGAATACGGTGAGCGCGGCACTGCGTCGCCTCGGCTATAGCCGCGAGGAGATGACGGCGCATGGGTTCCGATCGACAGCAGCCACGCTCCTCAACCAGATGGGCATGTGGCACCCTGATGCGATCGAGAGGCAGCTCGCCCATCTCGATGCCAATGCGACCCGCCGTATCTACACGCGAGGCGAATATTGGGATGAGCGCGTCCGCATGATGCAACATTGGTCCGACTATCTGAACGAGCTTCGCGATGGCGCTCAAATTCTGCGACCCGCTTTCGGGAAACCGGCGAACTCAAGTGGCTAGCCGCCGGTCAGCGCCTTGAGGCTCTTGAATGGAATTAATGTGGACCGGCCGACCTTGACGGTGTCGAGGTCGCCGGACTCGATGAGTTCATATATTCGTGATCGACTGATGCCGGTAAGCTTGACGGCGGTCGAAATCCGCACCGTTAGGGGCTCGACAAATACGATCTCGACCGGAGCGTCATCAGAATCCCGCATCTTTCGTGTCCTCGCAACGAGACATTTTTGCGCGCGGTTCCAACGCAGCTTTCGCCGGCTCGAGTATTCCCGGCGCCACGTTCGTCACAAGGGTTAGGGCATAAATCTGCCGGTCGGCGGCATTCCTGCGCCGCGGGGGCAATCGGACCAATGCTGCAGCCAAGCCGAGCGAGGAGGAAGAGAGGGGGGGATTGCGTGTCCGTCCTGATGAAGAGGCTTGCCATGCCTGCTGGGTTTTCAACGTCTCGAAAGCCAGAACTCGAGGTCGCCGGGGCTGCTCTTGTGCGCCGCTTAGGCGGGGCTTGGTCAGGCGATTCTGGCATGTGCTGCTGTCCTGCTCATGACGATCGAACGCCGAGCCTGTCGGTCAGGGTTGGCGAAACACGACTTTTGTTCAAATGCTTTGCCGGCTGCGACATTTCCGATGTGCTCCGGGCTCTCCGTCGCGACGATCTGACCGCCCTCGACGCGCATGACGGCAGGGGTGTGCCATCCTGCCTGCCTAAGGAATGGCTACAGCGGCGTGCCCGTGAGCTGTGGGGCATTGGTCGGCCAATAAATTGGACAATCGCGGAGACCTATTTGCGGAATAGGTCGATCGATATTGCACCTGACTGCCTGCGCTTCGCTCCGCGAACGCCGCTTGGCAGGGGGCGACTGGCCGTGTTCCGACCGGCGATGCTCGCCGCGGTAACAGATGATTCGGGATTGGTGGCCGTCCACCGGACCTTCCTGGATCGCAAGGGCCGACGCGCGCGCGACCTCCAGCATCCTCGCAGATTGCTCGGTCACCCCCGCACAGGTGCGGTTCGACTCGCGCCCGCCACTGATACACTCGGAATTGCCGAGGGCATCGAGACAGCGATCTCGGCGATGATCCTCCTCGGCATTCCGGTCTGGGCTGCGCTCGGCAATGAGCGCATCCCACGTATTGCTACGCCAGATTCGGTGTCGCGTCTCATCCTGTTGCCCGACAACGACCGTGCCGGCCGCCTCGCCGTGCCGCTCGCCATGAAGGCGCAGGCGGTCTCCGGACGGCGTATCGAGACGATCTGGCCATGGAACGATCGGAACGACTGGAACGACGTCCTACGACATGGAGGGAAGGGAGCGAGGGACTGGCGGCGCCGAGCGGCCTGAATGGTCGGGCCATCGCCGCCAGGAGACAGACTATGACATTTCCCATCATATACGCTCTCGCGCGCAATTGCGTCGTGTCGCCGCTCAATGTCCGAACCGAAAGCGACCCGGATGCCGATGCCGAACTGGAAGCTATGATCGGCCAGGCCGGCTTCATCATCCAGAATCTGATTGGCACCGCTGTCAAGCGCAAGAAGGATCAGTACAGCATCTTCGGCGGCGGGCGCCGTCTCACGAGGGTGCACGCGCTGATCGAGAAGGGCGAGCTTCCGGAAGATTTCAAAGTACCGGTCATGGTTCGGCCCGACACCAAGGACGCGATCGAACTCAGCTATGCTGAAAATCGCAAGCTGCCGATGAGCGCTGCGGACGAATGCATGGCGTTCAAGAATATGATCGAGAAAGAGGACAAGACTGCGGCCCAGGTAGCGGCGCGCTTCGGCAAAACCGAGCGTTTTGTTCTCGGTCGCGTCCGTCTCGCGGACCTGCACGAGACAGTCTTCGATGCGCTGCGCAAGGGCGAAATCACCCTCGAAATCGCGAAAGCCTATGGCAGCACGTCGGACACAGCCCGACAGGCCCGTGTCTTCGAGCAATATCGCGAGAGCTATTACCGTAATGACCCGTTCACCATCCGGCGTGAGCTCGCCGCCGGCAACTATCGAGGCAACGACCCGAAGGCTTTGCTCGTTGGACGCGAAGCCTATGTCGAAGCGGGCGGGCGGATCGACTCCGACCTCTTCTCCGACAGCGCGTCCGAAAACTGGATCGACGGCGACGTCCTCGACCGGCTCGCCGATGAGAAGCTTGCGGCGGAAGCTGAATCGATCCGCGCGCGCGAGGGCTACGCGGAAATTCGCGCGGTCCCAATGACGCGCATCTCGTTCGCGGATTATGACGGCCTCCGCCCGGTCCGCGGCGAGATCCCCGAACCGACGGCAGAGGAGGAAGCGCGGTGCGCCGAGATCGAGGCCGAGATGAACTCCATCGCCGAATCCGCTGACGAGAGTGATGACGGCATCACCGAGGACGAGGAACAGCGGTATCGCGAACTCGAATCCGAACTGAGCGGCATCCAGAATCGACCGGCAGTCCTCACCGAAGACCAGAAAGCCGCGGCCCTCGCCTTCCTCGTCATCGGCGAAGACGGCCAGCCCCGCGTTCATCATCAGGCCTACATGGTCCCGAACGAGGCCGACGAAGACATCGATGGCGACGAAGATGACGACGGCGACACCGAAGGCTCTGTTTCGGCGAAACCGTCGATGAGCCAGCGGCTCATCGACGAACTCGCGACGATGAAAGCCGAGCTGCTCCGGGTCCATGTCGCAAGCGATCCGCGCTTCGCGCTCGATCTCGGCACGTTCGTGATGGTCGATGCGGCTTTGCGGCGCTACGCCTCCGATCTCGCGAGCGACCTTCGCGCCGACTCTGCGCCGTCGCGCGTCATTGGCTTCGAGAGCGGATCGCTCGCGGCTGACGAATGGACGAAGCTCGAAGAGGGGCTCGATCGAAGCTGGGTCCAGCCGAACATCGGCGTCGCCGGGCGCTACGATGCCTTCTGCGCGCTCGGCGAAGAAGCGCGTGCGGCTTGGCTCGCCTGGGCGATTGCCCGGACGATCCATGCGGTGCCCATGAAAGATTCCGCCAGCGGTTTCGTCGATCATCTCGGTCGCAAGCTCGAGATCGACGTCGCCGCCTGGTGGCGCCCGACGGCCGCGAATTACTTCAAGCGGCTGACCAAGAGCTCCATCATCGACCTCTTCCAGGACATCGGTGGCAGCGAACTCAGCCAGCGCTACGGGGCATCGAAGAAGGACTTGCTCGCGTCCTCGGCTGAACAGCTCTTCGCCGGGAACATCATCGTCGAGGCGGACGTCAAGGAAAAGGCGCTTGCGTGGCTCCCTGACGCCATGCGCTTCGAGCACCCGGTCGCCGAACCGGTGAACGATGATCGCGATGACGAAATGACCGACGCCGTCGATCCCGAGGCGGCGGGCGATCCTGCCGATGATGTCGACGAGGACGAGCAGCTCTCCGACGCGGCCTGATTCTCCGTCCGGCCTATTGGGTCGCGGCCACACGCCGCGGCCCCTCTTTTCCTGCCATTCGCGTCGGGAGGAGAGGGGGAAGGGCGATGGCAGCGGGGGCGTGTTGCTCCCGAACTTCTTCAGGAGAATTGCCATGACCCTTCCGCTTCTGAGGCTTGCCGAAATCCCGGATACCGCGGCCCGAGAAAACGCCGAACGCCTCTATGGCGTCGCGCGCGCACTGCGCGACCGGCTTGCTGTTCCGCAATCGGTGACTCGCTCCCTGCTCAAGCGGTTGATGACCGAAGCGTTCGGCGGGTCCGATGCCGACGGGCGCTGGTCGATGCGCGATGCCTATGACGCGCTCGAAGCCGCGCAGGCTTCTGACACGCTCGCGCCCGACAATGAACCGAACCCGGACTGCGCGCCCGAAGATGATTTCGCGGATATCCTCGCGTTTGAGAAGGCGCTGCCGACCCAGACCTACCGCAGCGAGCACCAGATCGACATGCAGCAGTTCAGCACGCCCGCCGCGCTGTCCTGGCTAGCGGCCCGAACGGCGGCGATCATGACCGACGATCATGTGCTCGAACCGTCGGCGGGCACGGGCATGCTCGCGGCGCACGCGATTGCCGCCGGCGCGAGCGTCTCGCTCAACGAGCGCGATCCCTGCCGGGCGGCGCTGCTTTCCCTCGTGACGAGCCGCGCGGTCACGACCCATGACGCCGAATTTATCAACGACCGACTGCCGGCGGATGTTCGGCCCACCGTCGTCCTGATCAACCCGCCCTTCAGCCGTAGCGAGGCGCGCGGCCAGGACCGTCATGCCGGGGCTCGCCATCTTCGCTCCGCGCTGCTGCGTCTTGCCGAGGGCGGACGCTGCGTCGCGATCATGTCGCCGACCTTCGCGCACGATGCGAGCGGTGCGAGCGGCTATGTCTCCGTCGCCGAAATTGCCCGCCCGCGCGTCGAGATCACGATTCTCGGCCGCCCCTATGCGAAGCATGGTACCAGCGTCGCTATCCGCCTGATCGTCTTCGACAAGGGCTGGATCGGCCAAACTGAGCGACACACGGTCGACACGATCGAGGCGGCGCTGCCGATCGTGCTCGCGCTTCCGCCGCGGCTTGACCCGTCCGACGAACCGCCGCCCGCGTCCCCGGCGGTGATCCCGATGCGGCCCGCGCTGGGGCCTTCGTCGTCTTCGCTCTTCTCCGGCCTCGCTGGCCCCAGGATCATTGCGCCTTCACGGATTGCCGCCAAGGATGATTCGGCGCGGCCGCTCGCCTATTCGGTTCGCGATACGCCGTTGCCGGTCGGCGATCCGGTCGGCATCTACGCGCCCTGGCGGCTCGCCCGCATCGATATTCCGGGCGCGAAGCCACACCCCGACAATCTCGTGGAATCGCTCGCCATGGCGTCGGTTCTGCCGCCGATCCCCCAATATCGTCCGCTCTTCCAGAAGCGGGCGAGCGAGTCGCTGTCCGACGCCCAACTCGAAGCGATCATCTACGCAGGCGATGCCTTCTCGCGCGACCTGCCGAGCCGGTTCGTCACCAACACCGCCGGCGACCTGCTGATCGAGGATTCCGAAGGCCCCGCCTATCGCATGGGTTTCTTCATCGGCGACGGGACGGGCGTGGGCAAGGGCCGCGAAGGCGCTGCGATCATTCGGGACCAATGGAACTGCGGCAACCAGCGCGCGATCTGGATATCTAGGGGCGCGACGCTCCTTGAAGATGCCCGGCGCGACTGGAGCGCGCTTGGCGGACTTCCGATCGATGTCCAGCCGCTCGACGCCTTTCCGCTCGGCCAGCCGATCGGCATGGCGAGCGGCATCCTTTTCCTCACCTATGCGACGCTCCGGTCCCAGCGCCACGACCAATGCTCGCGCCTGCAGCAGATTCTCGAGTGGACTGGCGCAAACTTCGAAGGCGTGATCCTGTTCGATGAATCCCATTCGATGGGCAACGCCGCGGGCACCAAGGACGAGTATCGGCGGGCCAAGGGTTCCGAACAGGGCCTTGCCGGGGTCCGCCTGCAAAATGCGCTGCCGCGCGCCCGCGTCGTCTATGAATCGGCCACCGGTGCGACGAAGCCCGAAAATTTGAGCTACGCCTCGCGGCTCGGCCTCTGGGGTCCGGGCACCGCCTTTGCCAACCGTGACAGCTTTCTCGCTGCGATGACGGATGGCGGCATCGCCGCGATGGAAATCGTCGCCCGCGATCTCAAGTCCATGGGCCTCTATACGGCCCGCGCCCTCAGTTTCGCCGGCGTCGAATATGACCCACTCGAGCATCAGCTCACGCCCGACCAGATCGACATCTACGACGCCTATGCCGACGCGTGGGCCATCATCCACCAGAACCTCGACGAGGTCCTTATGGCATCGAACATCGTCGACCGCATGTCGGGCCAGACGATGAACGCCCAGGCCAAGGGATCGGCGCTCAGCCGGTTCGAGAGCGCGAAGCAGCGGTTCTTCTCGCAGGTCCTGATCTCGATGAAGATGCCGACGGTCGTTCGCGCTATCGAGGATGAACTCGCCACGGGCCATGTCGCCGTCGTCCAACTCACCAGCACGGCCGAGGCAATTCTCGGCCGCCGCCTTGCAGATCTTTCGCCCGAAGAACGCGCGAACCTGTCGATCGATGTCTCGCCGCTCGACACGCTGATCGATTATCTGAGAACGGCCTTCCCGACGCGCCAGATGCGCGCCTTTCGCGCGACCGATGGA encodes:
- a CDS encoding helix-turn-helix domain-containing protein, with translation MRDSDDAPVEIVFVEPLTVRISTAVKLTGISRSRIYELIESGDLDTVKVGRSTLIPFKSLKALTGG
- a CDS encoding alpha/beta hydrolase, which produces MSDTPDYLDRAARPRLAYRFVAGTGPTIIFLPGYMSDMAGGKATALFDWAAAEGQACLLLDYAGCGRSDGLFAEQTLLDWRGDVLDLIDAKAAGPVILVGSSMGGWLMLLTALALVQRDGPARVAGLVGVAAAPDFTGWGFTPEEKAIILAEGELREETPYSDQPYVTTRAFWQSGEANRLLDGDIPLACPVRLLHGEEDGDVPPDISLKLSAALASEDVQVTLVKGGDHRLSRDTDIALLIDTVARIATN
- a CDS encoding acyl-CoA thioesterase, coding for MARSDFRFHVTKRVRYAEIDAQAVVFNSRYLEYFDIGITEYWRAAGVYEHWTALESPEFHVARAEVDYKAPILLDEEIDICVRCSRVGRSSMTFLFELHGAGRDDLRASGLEVSVHVEEARGATAPVPDAFVNLFEAFEGRSLRA
- a CDS encoding DUF7146 domain-containing protein; this encodes MSVLMKRLAMPAGFSTSRKPELEVAGAALVRRLGGAWSGDSGMCCCPAHDDRTPSLSVRVGETRLLFKCFAGCDISDVLRALRRDDLTALDAHDGRGVPSCLPKEWLQRRARELWGIGRPINWTIAETYLRNRSIDIAPDCLRFAPRTPLGRGRLAVFRPAMLAAVTDDSGLVAVHRTFLDRKGRRARDLQHPRRLLGHPRTGAVRLAPATDTLGIAEGIETAISAMILLGIPVWAALGNERIPRIATPDSVSRLILLPDNDRAGRLAVPLAMKAQAVSGRRIETIWPWNDRNDWNDVLRHGGKGARDWRRRAA
- a CDS encoding DUF6356 family protein, producing MFKRLFVDHPKAVDESYAEHFGVASRFGLTMIWGGACALVHAVVPGWCITTGSDTIRRLNKIMVEQRAAKGQAAMQMNTVDWVI
- a CDS encoding strawberry notch family protein; amino-acid sequence: MTLPLLRLAEIPDTAARENAERLYGVARALRDRLAVPQSVTRSLLKRLMTEAFGGSDADGRWSMRDAYDALEAAQASDTLAPDNEPNPDCAPEDDFADILAFEKALPTQTYRSEHQIDMQQFSTPAALSWLAARTAAIMTDDHVLEPSAGTGMLAAHAIAAGASVSLNERDPCRAALLSLVTSRAVTTHDAEFINDRLPADVRPTVVLINPPFSRSEARGQDRHAGARHLRSALLRLAEGGRCVAIMSPTFAHDASGASGYVSVAEIARPRVEITILGRPYAKHGTSVAIRLIVFDKGWIGQTERHTVDTIEAALPIVLALPPRLDPSDEPPPASPAVIPMRPALGPSSSSLFSGLAGPRIIAPSRIAAKDDSARPLAYSVRDTPLPVGDPVGIYAPWRLARIDIPGAKPHPDNLVESLAMASVLPPIPQYRPLFQKRASESLSDAQLEAIIYAGDAFSRDLPSRFVTNTAGDLLIEDSEGPAYRMGFFIGDGTGVGKGREGAAIIRDQWNCGNQRAIWISRGATLLEDARRDWSALGGLPIDVQPLDAFPLGQPIGMASGILFLTYATLRSQRHDQCSRLQQILEWTGANFEGVILFDESHSMGNAAGTKDEYRRAKGSEQGLAGVRLQNALPRARVVYESATGATKPENLSYASRLGLWGPGTAFANRDSFLAAMTDGGIAAMEIVARDLKSMGLYTARALSFAGVEYDPLEHQLTPDQIDIYDAYADAWAIIHQNLDEVLMASNIVDRMSGQTMNAQAKGSALSRFESAKQRFFSQVLISMKMPTVVRAIEDELATGHVAVVQLTSTAEAILGRRLADLSPEERANLSIDVSPLDTLIDYLRTAFPTRQMRAFRATDGSMRSEPMLDDEGNGVLRQEAVDARDELIERLCSIPPVPAALDFLLAHFGTDMVAEVTGRTRRIVVDGQGRQKVERRTSSSNIAETDNFMSGRKPILVFSEAGGTGRSYHADLGCPTAHKRRIHFLLEPGWRADIAIQGLGRTHRTYQSMPPVFRPVTTNCKGERRFISTIARRLDMLGALTRGQRQTGGQNLFDPADNLESCYAREALTQWYHLLHAGKLASVSLEKLQIITGLKLVDEHGTLLDKLPPIQRWLNRILALRIATQNAIFEEYMGLIQARVDAAREAGTLDLGVEAIRAEHIVPISKRVLKKDPVSGAETRLLRLELHLKPHVTGWARLDRIWGGTTDVQYLRNNRSGRVALCVPSWSITDDEGRPVKMLEFVRPTGSKRIQLAELWQTFWKEIDRDSFKAFWDVEVSEALEKVDIHTISVATGLLLPVWNKLPQDDVRVWRIDDAAGTSILGRIVMPAALEKLETAFGLESSIKLTPAELIEAARGGDGTLIPGLHGARLVSTMVNSSRRFEVRDFQPQDREWLKARGAFSEVIQYKTRLFLPAEKADEILAAIIDQRPQ
- a CDS encoding ParB/RepB/Spo0J family partition protein, producing the protein MTFPIIYALARNCVVSPLNVRTESDPDADAELEAMIGQAGFIIQNLIGTAVKRKKDQYSIFGGGRRLTRVHALIEKGELPEDFKVPVMVRPDTKDAIELSYAENRKLPMSAADECMAFKNMIEKEDKTAAQVAARFGKTERFVLGRVRLADLHETVFDALRKGEITLEIAKAYGSTSDTARQARVFEQYRESYYRNDPFTIRRELAAGNYRGNDPKALLVGREAYVEAGGRIDSDLFSDSASENWIDGDVLDRLADEKLAAEAESIRAREGYAEIRAVPMTRISFADYDGLRPVRGEIPEPTAEEEARCAEIEAEMNSIAESADESDDGITEDEEQRYRELESELSGIQNRPAVLTEDQKAAALAFLVIGEDGQPRVHHQAYMVPNEADEDIDGDEDDDGDTEGSVSAKPSMSQRLIDELATMKAELLRVHVASDPRFALDLGTFVMVDAALRRYASDLASDLRADSAPSRVIGFESGSLAADEWTKLEEGLDRSWVQPNIGVAGRYDAFCALGEEARAAWLAWAIARTIHAVPMKDSASGFVDHLGRKLEIDVAAWWRPTAANYFKRLTKSSIIDLFQDIGGSELSQRYGASKKDLLASSAEQLFAGNIIVEADVKEKALAWLPDAMRFEHPVAEPVNDDRDDEMTDAVDPEAAGDPADDVDEDEQLSDAA
- a CDS encoding tyrosine-type recombinase/integrase, whose amino-acid sequence is MTLTHIQISNAKPMEKAYKMADSDALYLLVRPNGAKLWRMNYRHLERQKTLYFGSWPDVGISAARELRDAARKKIVSGLDPAAEKKVERITRKIAEDNTFKTIAAEWLAKNEREERAAVTLRKIRWLLDIANPLIGSRPISKITPQEVLAVLRKVEANGRYESARRMRSVISRVFRYAIATARADRDLAADLRGALTAPKVKHHAAITTRKETGALLRAIEGYTGHEITAIALRLTPHVFVRPGELRQAEWTEIDVEDAVWTIPADKMKMRRQHCVPLSRQVLEMLEVLHGLTGHGQFLFPSFRTSRRCMSENTVSAALRRLGYSREEMTAHGFRSTAATLLNQMGMWHPDAIERQLAHLDANATRRIYTRGEYWDERVRMMQHWSDYLNELRDGAQILRPAFGKPANSSG
- a CDS encoding complex I NDUFA9 subunit family protein; amino-acid sequence: MQKLDGQLITVLGGGGFLGRYVVQRLLARGARVRIAEREPRKAVFLKPLGGLGQTQFVAADVRDAASVARAVAGSDAVINLAGSFDDMRAVQADGAGHVAAAAKAAGVPTLVHISAIGADSGSASAYGRSKGDGEAAVRGAFPQAAILRPSILFGREDHFINRFATMMRLSPVIPVIAPKAKFQPVYVGDAADAVVAALAPAAAGKTFELGGPEVLTMAALQRRVADATGRKPLFVDIPDAVASALASGLGWAPGAPITKDQWLMLQTDNVVATGANALTQLGVTPTALADVTDGWLVQYRRHGRFAQAAS